The sequence GCTGGACGCCACGCGGTTCGACGCGGTGGCGTGCGCGGCGTACAAGTGGCTGATGAGCCCGCGCGGCACCGCGTTCATGGTCCTCAAGGACGAGCTCGCCGACCGGCTCACGCCGAACCAGGCCGGGTGGTACGCCGCGGCCAACCCGCTCACCGACCAGTTCGGGCTGCCGCTGCGGCTGGCGCAGAGCGCACGGCGCTTCGACACGTCGCCGGCCTGGTTCAGCTGGGTGGGCACGGAGCCGTCCCTGCGGCTGATCAACGAGATCGGCGTGGAGACCATCCACGAGCACGACCTCAAGCTCGCCAACCGCTTCCTTGCCGGGCTCGGTGAGGAGCCCAGCAACTCGGCGATCGTCACCTCGGCGATCGAGGACGCGCCGGAGAAGCTCGCACGCGCGGGCATCATGGCCGCCGCGCGCGCGGGCCGTCTCCGTGCGTCATTTCACCTGTACAACACCGAGGCCGACGTGGACGCCGCGCTCGACGCGCTCACCTGACGAAGCCTGTCAGCTCGAGCGACACCGCACGCACCGTGCCGGTGTCGAGCCGTGCGCCGTCGGTCACCGTGAACGTCCAGTCACCGTCGGCGGACGCGTCGAGCAACCCGCTCAGCGGCTCGAAGGGCTTCCACGTGCCGGTGAACGGCGCGTTGGCGGCGACGACGCTCTGGAACCCGCGGGCAGCGGTGTCGTCGAACACCACCTGACACAGGTTGTTGCCCGTGCCGCCGACCCGCTGGAAGAGCCGTGCGCTCACACCCGACGGCGCCGTCAGCGTTCCCGTCAGGTCACCGGTGAACGAGTGGTCGATGCCGACTGTCGTCGAGCCCACCGTGGTGTTGCAGGTCGTGCCGTCGATCGAGAACCGCACCTTCGACGCGTAGCCGAACCCGCTCACCGGGATCGTCACCGTCGCGCCCAGCGTGCTCGCGTCCGGGATCGGCACGGGCGTGCCCGCGTAGCTGAACCGCTTCGCCTCCGTGCCCGGCTGGCCGGTCGGGATGGAGAAGCGGTCCGCCGTCGGCGACAGCACACCGGCAAACGTCACCCGTACGTTCAAAACCACGCGCTGGCCCAGCGGGTAGTCCGATGCGAGCCGCAACGTGAAGTCCTGCGAGCGCGTGATGCCCGGGGCGATCTCCCCGTAGGACTGCGAGCGCGGCGTCACGACCGCCTTCGCGTCTCCGGTCGACACCGTGACGCTCACGCCCGTGGCGGTGCCGTCGCCCACGTTGGTCACCGGCAGCCGCAGCCGTGCCGTCTCCCCCGGCTCGAGGAACGCGTCACCGTCACCGGTGGTCACCGTCACGTCCGGCGCCTGCGCGCGGACCAACGGCTGCGGTGTGGCGCCCGTGTAGCTGAGCACGCCGTCGGCCCGCAGCACACCCGCGCCGGTGCGGTTGTCATACCCCGCGGGTGTCAGGTCGAGCGCCGTGGCGTTGAACGCCTCGCGCACCTCGGCACCCGACGCGCTCGGATTACCTGACAGCACGAGGCCCGCGATCGCCGCCGCGTGGGGCGCCGCCGCCGACGTGCCGAAGAACGGCTGGAACCCCTCCACCGACGTGCTCACACCGTCGGCCGCGGTGAAGTCCGGCTTCGCCCGGACCTCCTCACTCGGGAAGAACACCCGCCGCGGCCCGTCGGAGGTGAACCGCTCCGGCAGCTGCGCCGAGGTGAACGACCCTGGGAACGGTCCGGTTGGGTTCGGTGGATCGCCGGGTTCGAGGTCGAACGGCAGTGCGGTCGCCGCCGGCGCGGCCGCGATCGAGAAGGCGTCCGCGACCGCCGAGTGACCACGGGTCACACCCGGGGTCACCCATGCCGGCAACCCGCCGGCCGCCTCGAAGCGCCCGCGCAGCGCGCTCAGCTGGAAGTACTTCGGCGCGCCGGAGAACCGCACCACCGCCAGCCGCAGGCCGCTGCCACCGAACGTCGGGGTGAACAGCAACTCGTACGGATCGTCGTCACCGTCCTGGACGTCCTGCGCGAAGTCCACGACGGTGCCCGCACCGTCGAACAGGTACAGGTCGTAGTCGTCGGCGGCCGCGCCCAGCGCCTTCGCCCACCACAGGGCCACCGGCACCCCGTCGTCGGAGTCCGGCGAGATCGGCTCGAACACCTGGACGGGCTCGCCGGGGTCGAAGTCGTGCGCCTCCCCCGCGAACTTGCCGACGCTGCGGCCCGAGCCGCGGAAGTCGTTCTCGTAGTTGCCCGAAGTGCCGTCGAGCACGTTGCCCTCGTTGCCGGCCGAGGAGAAGTACAGCGCGCCGTCGGCGATGACGTTCTTGACGGCCTGCGCGATCGGGCCGTCCTCGAACGGCGACTCGTTGAAGTACAGGACGTCGTCGACGATCACGTCGCAGCCCGCGTCGGTGCGGAGCGCGCGGATGTTGTCCGCGAAGGACGCGTCGCTGATGAACGCCGAGGCGAACCCGAGCTCGGCACCGGGCGCCATGTCGTGGAGGATCTCGAGCATCGCGGTGCCCTCGTCGCCCTCCCCCGCCTGGTCGGGCAGCACGTCGACGTCCGGCAGCTCGCCCGCGGCCTGCGACGCGGCCAGCGAGTCCACCCCGTCGGAGAGCGCGCACAGCTTCGCGCCCACGCCGGTGACCTTGGTCGTCTCACGCGCCGTGTCCGCCGCGTGCGCGCGCACGCCCTCGGAGACGACGGCCGCCGCGGCCGCCGTGATCGCCGCGCGCTCCTCCTTCGACAGCGTCCGCCCGCCGATCCGCGCGGTGATCGCCTGCGCCGCCGGCTCGACCTTGGCGACCGCGCCCCAGGTCGCCACCGTCCGCAGCGCCGAGGCCGGCACCGCGGCGCGGACCTCGCCCGTGCTGGCGACGTTGCGCACCGTCGCCCCGACCTTCTGGAGCCGCTCGACCAGGTCGGCATCGGGCTTCTCCACCGCGATGTCGACCTCGGTCATGCCGCTCACCTGCTGCCGGCGCAGCCCGACCGCCAGGCGGCTGTCGAGCTTGCGCTCCGCCGGTGACAGCGAGCGCTTGATCTGCTGCAGCGCCTCGATCTGCTTCGCCGGGTCTGCCGCCGCCGCTCCCGACGGCAGCGCGCAGACCATCGTGATCGCCGCAGCGGCGACCCCCGCCATACGTACTCGCACAGCTGTACCCCTTTTGTCCCGACAGAGGCCTCCCGAGCCCCTTGTGACGGACGGTACTACCGCAGGCCGGGAACCTTCAACACAATGAAGTCGCTGTAGTCCGGAAGGTTCGCGTTCCGACCAGTGGAGCCGAAGTTGGTGTCGTTGACGAACGCGAGCTCGTTGCCCGAGAGCGGCAGGACCGCCTCGACCGTCTGGTACGGGAACCTGAACGGGTTGCCGAGGCCGAAGTCGCCGGGGCGGGCGCCGCGCAGCGAGAGGCCCGAGCGGTCCTCGACGTCCAGCAGGTCGACGACCTCGCGCTTGGCGAGCACCGGCCGGCGGTCCGGGACGTCGACGATGAAGGCCTTCTTCCAGGCCGCGGCCGCACCCTGGCCGTTGTCGCGCTCGGTGACGATCAGCTGGTCGCGGCCGAAGGCGACGGCGTCGGAGACGAAGAGGCCGGGCTGGGTCAGCCGATAGGTCCAGCTGCGGCCGGTGTAGCGCCGCTCGCGCACGTCGAACTCGTAGACGCGGCGGTTGAGCGGGTCGTCGCCGACGACCGGGCCCTCGAGGATCGGGTAGAGCGTGCGCCCGTCGGCCGACAGCGCCATGGCCTCGAAGCCGTTGGAGCCCGCGAGGTTCGGCGTCCGGCCGAGCAGGAACGGGTTGTCGGGCGAGAACACGCGCGGGAGCGGCACCGGCGCGTCCAGGACACGCCCGCGCGCGTCCACGTGCAGCAGGAACGGGCCGAACTCCTCGCCGAACCAGAACGTCCCGTCAGGCGCGCGGCGCACCGACTCGACGTCGAAGTCGCCGCCGGTGAGGATGCGGTCCTCGGTGTTCTCGTTGACGATCGGGAACGGCACCTTGCCGTCCGGGTCGCTGAGCGAGATCGCTTCGCGGACCGCGACGGTGCCGCGGGACCAGTTCGGCTTCACGCGGTACAGGCGCAGGATGAACGAGCGCGAGTTGGCCTTGCTGCCGAAGCCGTTGTCCGGCATCGCCCAGAGCTCGCCGTTGCCGGCGTCCAGCAGCGCCGAGAACCCGCCGACCGGCTGCGTGGCGCCCGGCGCGGGCGCCGGGTCGGTGTTGACGACGCCCGCGAACGGCGCCGGGAAGGACGCGTCAGCGGGCAGGATCGCGCGCGCCTCCAGCGCGGGCTCGCCTCCCTTGCCCGTGGCATGCGCCGCGGGTGCGAGCAGGAACGTCAAAGCCGCCGTGGCGGTGATGAGTCGCTTCATGCCCGGCACCCGATCACGCGGAGCCGGGCACGAAGTCAACGCGGCGTGAACGTCGCGCGGAACGGGCCCGCGCGACGCTTCGCCACCGGGGATCTACTGGCCGATGCCCTTGCCGGAGAACTGGACCCAGTTGATCAGGCCCATGCCGGAGGTCGGGGCGCCGGTCTCACCGTCGACCGCCTTGAACACGAGGTAGAGACGCTTCGAGCCGGTGAAGTCCAGGTCGAAGGTCTGATCCGTGTACGTGTTGTTGTTGGCTCCCGTCGAGTTGAGCGTGACCGTCTTGATCACGGTGCCCGTGGGGCTTCCGTCATGGATCTCCACGTTCATGCGCGGCCGGCCGGCGGCGTTGGTGCCGGAGCCACCCGCGTAGCGGAACGTGATCTTCTTGTCCATGTTCTGGAGGTTGATGGTGTTGTTGATCGACACGTAGTCACCCGGGTCGATCGAGCTGGTGGTCACGCCGGCGCCGCCGTCCTCGGCCGTCGCCGCGACCGCGGTGACGCCCTTGGTGTCGAGCGAGTACTCGAGCTCATGGCGCGGCCGCTGCACCAGCGACTCCGCGCGGCCGGTGAGGCCGCCCTTGTCGGTGTAGGTGGCGACGATGCCGCCGGCCAGGTAACCACCGTGGAAGCGGTCCTGCGCATCGGTCTCCAGCACGCCCGTGCAGCCGAGCTTCTCCTGCTCACCGTGACCGTGCGTGTCGTGCACGAGCACGAACGACACCTTCACCTGCGAGCAGTCGACCGTGCCGTCCTCGGGATCGGTGACCGTGACCGTGTACGGCACCTTCTGGCCGAACTCGAAGAAGTCACCCGCGGTCGGTACCGTGAGCTTGATCTCCGGCGCCGTGTTGCCGACGGTGATCGTGGTGCTCTGGGTGTTCGTCTTGCCGGTCGAGTCCGTCACCGTCAGCTTCGCGTTGTACACGCCGTTCGTGGTGTAGATGAACGACGGGTTGGCGTCGACCGAGTCGACCGTGCCGTCGCCGTCGAAGTCCCACGCGTAGCGGATCGAGTCGCCCTCGTCGTCGTCCTTGGACCCGGCGCTCGAGAACTGCACCGTGAGCGGGGCCTTGCCACTCGTCGGGGTGGCGGAGACGACCGCGGTCGGCGCCGTCGAGCCCTTGGTGTACTGCCACTTGTACATGCCGGCGTCGGCGTTGGCGGCGAAGAAGCCGTCGCCGTACGTGAGCAGGTAGAGGTTGCCGTCGGCCCCGTACTGCATGTCCTCGGGGTTGTCGCACTCGAACGGCAGCCCGGTGCTCACGAGCGCTTGACCGCACGGCAGCGTGTTGTTGATCTTGAAGATCTTCTTTTCGCTGTCGATCCGGACCTCGCGCAGCTGGTCCTGGCCGAACTCGCCCATGAAGAACGAGCCGTTGTAGTACGGCGGGAACTTCGTGTCGCTCGTGCTGCCCGGGTCGTACTCGTACGGCGCCGCGCCGTGCGGGGCGACACCGCCCTGGAACAGCTCCGGGAACAGCTGCGGGCACTTGCCACCCGAGCCGTCGTAGTACGCGAGGCACGGCGTGCCCAGCGGGCCGCTGTTGTCGCGATAGGAGTACCAGATGTCCGGCTGGGTGACGGGCGGCGTGTTGATGCGGCCGGTGTTCCAGCGCGAGGTGTTGGCCGGGCCCCGGTTGGGGTTGTCGCACTCGTAGGTCTTCGGGTTGGCCGCGTCCAGTGGGCGCGACGAGTTGAAGTTCCACTGGTAGTACGGCAGCTTCGGTGACACGCACAGCGGCCAGCCGTAGTTGGACGGCTTGCGCACGACCTCGACACGGCCGGTGCCGGCCGGCCCGCGGAAGTTCTCGGGGACGTTGGAGTCCGGCGAGTAGTCCGTGATGTACGCGACGTCGTTGGAGTCGACCTGGACGCGGTAGGGGTTGCGGAAGCCCATCGCGTAGATCTCGGGACGGGCCAGCGCGTCACCCTCGGCGAACAGGTTGCCGGGGACGGCGGTGTACGCACCGGTCGCGCCGCGCTTGTTGGCCTCGGCCGGCGTGATGTCCCCGTCCTTGACCTTGATCCGCAGCAGCTTGCCGCGCAGGTCGTTGGTGTTGAGGGCGGTGCGGCGCGCATCGACGAAGGGCGCGTTGAACTGCCCGGCTTCCTGCGTCACGGTGACCGTGGCGGTCGGGCCGGTGCCCGTCAGGTTGGGCGTGATGCCGAGCGTCGGGACGTCCTTGCCGGCGTTCGGACCGGTGAAGGCGACGACCTGGCTGGCCGTGGCGACGGTGCCCGAGCCGGTGACCGTCAGATCGCCGGGCGCGACGTTGACCAGGTCGAGGAGCGCCTCCTCGATCTGGGCGGCCGTGGCGTTCCACGGGATGTCCCCCGTGGTCTGCGGCGCGCGGCCGGAGCCGTCGTTGTAGGTCAGCTTGAACGAGCCGCCGGTGGCGTTGGTGGTGCGGATCGCCTGGTACTCGTCCGTCTTCTGGTCGTTGTGGGGCGAGAAGCCGCCGGAGTTGCCCGAGCCGGCCGGCGTGTCGTCGCCCGTCACGAACCACAGGTTGTTCTTGGAGTCGAAGTCGATGTCACCCGCGACGTGGCAGCACGCGCCACGGTTGTTGGTGACCTGCATGATCTTCTGCTCGGAGTCGAAGTCGATGTAGGGCTGCTTGTCACCCTTCGCGTCGACGAACTTGAACCGTGAGAGCTGGAAGTAGCCCTGCCAAGTGTCCTGCCAGACGCACGGGTCGATGCCGAGCGTGGGCGCGCTACCCGTCGGCGTCTCGACCTCCGCGGTCGTGCCGTCGCACTTGCGGATCGTCACCTTCGGCGGCGCGTAGTAGAGGTACACCCACTTGTTCTCGGCGAAGTGGTTGTCGATCGCCGGGCCGTACAGGCCGTCCTCGGAGTTGGTGTACACCGGGAGCTTGCCGAGCAGCAGCGTGGTGCCCTTGCCGTCGTGCAGCCGGATCTCGCCGTTGCGGGCGGTCTGGATGATCCGGCCGTCCGGCAGCTGGTCGAAGCCGATCGGCTCGTTCAGGTTCGGCGGCGCGGAGATCTTGACCTGCTTGAAGTTCTTGACCACGGTCGCGCCGCAGTCGCTGTAGGTCGGGTCCGACAGGCCGGCCGCCCACTGGATCGCGCCCGACAGGTGCTTACCGAGGTTCGCGTCGCTGAAGTCGCCGTTCGCGCCGGTGCCGGTGTAGAACGAGCGGCCGCCCTCGTAGTCCTTGCACCACGAGATCGGGTGGTCGGCCAGGGTCTTCATGGTGCCGCCGGTGTAGGTGGTCTCGTCGACCGTCGCCAGCACGTGGGAAAGGCCACGCACGTTGCCCGAGAAGTTGTAGTACGTGTCCGTGTGCTTCCAGTACTCCGGGAGCGACTTGCTGGCGTCGTGCACGCGGTCGGCGACCTTGATGGTGGCCTGCGCGTTGGCGGCGATCGGGTTGGCGGTGGCCGCGCGCGTGCCGATCAGGTCCCCGTAGAACGCCCAGTCGGGCTCGGCCTCGATCGCGGATCCGATCGCGACGAACCCGCCGCCGCCCTTGTAGTAGGTCTCGAACTCGCCCTGCTGGGCGTTGCTGAGGATGTCGCCCTTGTTGTTGACGAAGACGACGACCTTGTAGTTGCCGAGGTTGGCGGCGGTGAAGGACCCGGCGTCCTCGGACACGGTGACCCCGAAGCCGTTGGCCTCGCCCAGCGCCTTGAGCGCCGCGACCGCGGACGCCGTCGAGCCGGCGGCGCCCTTGGTGAAGGCGAGCACCGAGTAGTCGACGTCACCGGGAGCGGGCTGCGGCAGCGGTGTCTGCGCGGCGGGCGCCGGAGCCGCCTGCGCGACCGGCGCGGGCGCGGGCGCGGGCCGCACCGTCGCGGCCGCCTTCTTGACGGCGAGCCGGCGCGTCGTGAACCTGCAGGTCGACGACGTGCCGGAGCTGTCCGCGCACGCGCGCACGTAGTATGTGCCGGCCTTCAGCGACGCCGGCAGCTTCACCGTGAGGCTGGAGCGGCTGGTCTTGTGCGCCTTGACCGTCTTGGCCTTGCCCTTGACGGTGAGGGCGATCTTCTTGGAGTGCTTGGACGAGCGCAGCGTGACTTTCACGCGCACCTTGGCCGCCCTCTTGGAGCGGTTCGTGACGCTGGTCTTGATCGCGAACGACTGGCCGGGCGCCGCCGCGGCGGGCGGCGACGCGACGGACTGCACCTTCAGCCGCGCGGGAGCGGCATCGGCGACCGTCGGCACCAGCAGTGCGAGACCAAGCGGCGCCAAGCAGACGAGCTGGCGTGCTCGATGCATGGAAATGGGACCTCCTCCATCACTGAAACGACATGCGGCGGCCGGCCAGTACCCCTTACTGGCCGACGCCGGGTGTGACTTGACTACTCCGCGCTCAGCGTCGAATCGACGCAGAGCGACGCGTCAGCGAGGACGCGTTGCCGGCGGCATCGGTGGCGCGAAGCTCCACCGTGACCCTGCCGCGGGTGACTTTCGACCCTTTGACGGTGACGGTGCGTGTGCCCGCCGCCTGGGTCGAGGTGACGCTCTTGAGCGTCTTTGAGCCGCGTTTGACGGTGACCTTCACCGTCGCGCGCTCGGAAAGCTTGAACCGGGCCTTGACGCCGCGGGTGACCGCCGTGAGCTTCACCGACGAGACCGTCGGGCGCTTGACGTCACGCGGGGTCGTGCTCGGTGGTGCGGACGGCGGCACGACCGCGGTCGGGTACGGCGTCGCCACGGGAGCGGCCGGCGTGGCCGCGGGCGTGCCCGGCGTGGCGGTCGCCGTCGGCGTGGCCGTCCGCGTCGGCGTGGCCGTCGGCGTCCCCGTGGGCGTCGCCGTCGGCGTGCGCGTCGCGGTGGCCGTCGCCGTCGGAGTCGTGGTCGGGGTGCCCGTCCCCCGGACCGTGACCGTCCCGTTCATACCCCCGTGCTGGAAGCAGACGAACGGGTAGACGCCGGGCGTGTCGTAACGCCGCGTGTACTCCACGGTGTAGGCCGTCTCAGTCCAGATCGCGAACTGCGGCGGGGGCGAGCCGACGTTGTGCTGCTGCGTCGTGTTCGTCCACTTCCACGTGACCGACTCGCCCGCGTCGATGGTCACGTTCGGCTCGTCCCAGGACACCTCGTCCTGGGCGACTCCGACGATGGCGGGCGCCTGCTCCGAGCCGCCCGCCGACCCTGCACCCACCCCCGCGACCAACATCAGGGCGGCGACGCCGCCCGCAAAGACCCCACTGCTCCGTCCCACTGCTCCCCCTACCTCCCTACTGGTAGGTCGGAGCTTAGCGAAGGGCCTAGACGAAAGTTAAGTCAGCAACGACCGAAGGTCAGATTCGAACCCCGGGTAGGACACCGCGGCGGCTTCCATCCCGTCGACCGTGACGCCTTCGGCGGACGCAAGGCCCGCCACCGCGCCGAGCATCGCCAGCCGGTGGTCGCCGTGCGAGGCGATCGTCCCGCCGCGCAGCCCGCCGGTGCCCTGGACGACGAAGCCGTCGTCGGTCGCCTCGATGTCGGCCCCCAGGCCGCGCAGGCCGTCGACGACGGTCGCGATCCGGTCCGACTCCTTCACGCGCAGCTCGGCCGCGCCGGTGACGACGGTCTCCCCTTCGGCGAAGCAGCCCAGCAGCGCGACCAGCGGCAGCTCGTCGATCGCCAGCGGCACCTCGTGCGGCTCGACGACCGTCCCGACCAGCGGCCCGGCGGTGACGTCGAGCTCGGTGACAGGCTCGTCGGAGCGGATCGCCGACGCATCGGGCGTCTCGAGGTCGCCGACCACGACGCCGCCCATGCGCTCGAGGATGCGCACGAAGCCGACGCGCGTCCAGTTCGCGCTCATGTCCGAGATGACGATCCGCGAGCCCTTGACGAGCACCGCCGCGGCGATGTGGAACGCGGCCGAGGACGGGTCGCCGGGCACGTGGATGGCGCCGAGCTCGAGCTCGTCGTGCTGCGTGAGGGAGATCCGGTCGCCGTCGCGTGTGATGTGGCACCCCGCGCGGGCGAGCAGGCGCTCGGTGTGGTCACGCGAGGGCTCGGGCTCGACCACGGTGGTCGTGCCCTCGGCGAGCAGGCCGGCCATCAGCACGCACGACTTGATCTGCGCGGACGCGACCGGCAGCGCGTACTCGATGCCACGCAGCTGCGTGCCGCGGACCGTGAACGGGGGCAGCCGGTCGTCGGTCGCCTCGATGTCGGCGCCCATGGCGCGCAGCGGCTTCGCGATCCGGTCCACGGGGCGGCGCCGGATCGACTCGTCACCGTCGAACGTCCACTGCCCGCCGCGCTGGCCGGCGAGCCAGCCGGGAAGCAGCCGCATCAGCGTGCCGGCGTTGCCGACGTCGATGTGCGCGTCGCCCGCGCCGCGCAGCCCCGGCCCGCGGATCGTCAGCGTGCCGGGCGCGCCCTCCTCCACCAGCGCGCCGAGCGCGTGCACGGCGGACAGCGTGGAGCGCGTGTCGGCGGCGTCGAGGTACCCCGTGACGTGCACGGGGTCGGCGGACATCGCGCCGAACAGCGCGGCCCGGTGGGACATCGACTTGTCACCCGGCGCGCGCAGGGTGCCCTTCAGCGGTCCCGACGGATCGAACTTCACGCTCTCACGACCTCCAACCCAAGTTCACGGACAAGACGTTCGGCCTGCTCCGCGACGACGCCGCCGCGGATCCACAGCGCGACCGTGCCGTGGGAGCCGGAAGAGGGATACAGGCCCATGTCGACGATGTCGATCGTCGCGCGGCCCAGGGCCAGGGCGATCTCGGCGACGATGCCGGGCCGGTTGGGGACGAGCACCCGCAGCTCGAGCACCTCGCCCCCGGCCAGGTCGGCTTCGAGCAGCCGGCGGCGGTCCTCGCGGGCGCCGTCGTTCCACGCGGCGATGCCCGCCGCGTCGGCGGTCGCCAGCTGCTCGCGCACGACGGTGAGCCGCGCGACCAGGTCGTCGATCGCGGCGACCAGCGCGTCGGCGTTGGCGGCGTAGATGCCGCCCCAGACGGCGGAGTTCGCGCCGGCGACGCGCGTGACGTCGCGGAACGACGGGCCGGTCGCGGGCAGCCGCTCACCCTCGTCGCCGAGCACGCGCGCCGCCTGGGCGACGAGCACGTTGGCGAGCACGTGCGGGAGATGCGAGACCGACGCCATCACGACGTCGTGCGTCTCGGGTTCGACCGCGGACGGCCATGCACCGATCCGCGTGATGAACCGGTGCAGCTGCTCGAAGTGGCTGCCACGCGTCTCCGTCGTCGGCGTCAGGTACCAGGTGGCGTCGGCGAACAGGTCGGCACGGGCGTGCTCGACGCCCGCCGTCTCCGCCCCGGCGAGCGGATGCCCGCCGATGAACCGGTGGTCGCCGACCTCCTGGACGATGATGCGCTTGACCGACCCGACGTCGGTGACCACGCAGTCCGGGCCGGCCACGGCGAGCACGTCGCGGATCACGCCCGCGAGCACCTGGACGGGCGCGGCCACGAACACGAAGTCCGCGTCCGCGACCGCCGCCTCGAGCGTCGGGCAGGCCTCGACGATCGCGCCGCGTGTGAGCGCAGCGTCCAGCGCACCCGCCGACGGGTCGTAGCCCACCACGTGCGCGCCCAGGCGCTGGCGAGCCGCGAGACCGACCGATCCACCGATCAGCCCGACACCGACGACGGCGACCTTCACGCCGCCGCGCTCAGCACCTTGCCGGCCACGGCCGCCGCGCGCTCCACCTGCTCCAGGTAGGCCGCGAAGTCATCGGCGTAGATCTGCTGCGGGCCGTCGCAGATGGCCTGCTCGGGGTCCGGGTGCACCTCGACGATGATGCCGTCGGCGCCCGCCGCGGCCGCGGCCAGCGACAGCGGCAGCACCATGTCGCGGCGCCCGGGCGCGTGCGAGGGGTCGACGATCACCGGCAGGTGCGAGAGCTCCTTGAGCATCGGGATGGCCATGATGTCGAGTGTGAAGCGGTAGGCGGTCTCGAACGTGCGGATGCCGCGCTCGCACAGCATCACGTTCGGGTTGCCCTCCTTGAGCACGTACTCGGCGGCCATCAGCAGCTCCTCGAGCGTGCTGGAGAGCCCGCGCTTGATCAGCACCGGGCGCCCGGTGCGGCCGATCTCGGCCAGCAACGGGTAGTTCTGCATGTTGCGCGCGCCGACCTGGATGACGTCCGCCACCTCGAGGATCGGCTCCACGTCGCGGGCGTCCATCAGCTCGGTCACGATCGGCAAGCCCGTTCGCTCCTTCGCCTCCGCCAAGAGGTGCAGGCCCTCCTGGCCAAGACCCTGGAACGAGTACGGCGATGAACGCGGCTTGTAGGCGCCGCCGCGGAACATCGACGCCCCGGCGGCGGCCACCGCGTCCGCGGTCGTCAGCACCTGGTCGCGCGACTCGACCGTGCACGGGCCGGCGATCATCGAGAAGTGCTCGCCGCCGATGCGGCGGCCGTCGATCTCGATGACCGAGCGCTCACCCGACTTGAACTGGTTCGAGGAGAGCTTGTACGGGCGCAGGATCGGCACGACCTGCTGCACGCCGGCGTGGCCTTCGAGGCCGAGCCGCTGCACGTGCTCGCGGTCGCCGATCGCGCCGATCACGGTCACCTCGTCGCCCCGCGAGAGGTGCGCGCGGGCGCCGCAGCTCTCGATGCGCTCGACGACGGACTCGATGTCCTCGTTCGTGGCGCCGGGCTTCATGACGATCATCATCTGGATGTGCTCCTACGCAAAAGTCTGGACGAAACGGTACGGCGAGTGGTGTCTCCGGCGCTCGGCCCTTGGGCCCGGTGTGTGCGGACGGAGACGTGTGTCGCCGGCCGAGCGCCTAGCTAAATCGCCAGCCGTAATACGCGTAGGAATACGAGGACGCCACCGGGAGCACGGAAGTGGTGGCGAGCGTCGTCACGGAGATGAGCTTACAGAAGCGGGGCGAGCGCTTCCAGAAATCGCTCGTTC comes from Solirubrobacter pauli and encodes:
- a CDS encoding S8 family serine peptidase, producing MAGVAAAAITMVCALPSGAAAADPAKQIEALQQIKRSLSPAERKLDSRLAVGLRRQQVSGMTEVDIAVEKPDADLVERLQKVGATVRNVASTGEVRAAVPASALRTVATWGAVAKVEPAAQAITARIGGRTLSKEERAAITAAAAAVVSEGVRAHAADTARETTKVTGVGAKLCALSDGVDSLAASQAAGELPDVDVLPDQAGEGDEGTAMLEILHDMAPGAELGFASAFISDASFADNIRALRTDAGCDVIVDDVLYFNESPFEDGPIAQAVKNVIADGALYFSSAGNEGNVLDGTSGNYENDFRGSGRSVGKFAGEAHDFDPGEPVQVFEPISPDSDDGVPVALWWAKALGAAADDYDLYLFDGAGTVVDFAQDVQDGDDDPYELLFTPTFGGSGLRLAVVRFSGAPKYFQLSALRGRFEAAGGLPAWVTPGVTRGHSAVADAFSIAAAPAATALPFDLEPGDPPNPTGPFPGSFTSAQLPERFTSDGPRRVFFPSEEVRAKPDFTAADGVSTSVEGFQPFFGTSAAAPHAAAIAGLVLSGNPSASGAEVREAFNATALDLTPAGYDNRTGAGVLRADGVLSYTGATPQPLVRAQAPDVTVTTGDGDAFLEPGETARLRLPVTNVGDGTATGVSVTVSTGDAKAVVTPRSQSYGEIAPGITRSQDFTLRLASDYPLGQRVVLNVRVTFAGVLSPTADRFSIPTGQPGTEAKRFSYAGTPVPIPDASTLGATVTIPVSGFGYASKVRFSIDGTTCNTTVGSTTVGIDHSFTGDLTGTLTAPSGVSARLFQRVGGTGNNLCQVVFDDTAARGFQSVVAANAPFTGTWKPFEPLSGLLDASADGDWTFTVTDGARLDTGTVRAVSLELTGFVR
- a CDS encoding esterase-like activity of phytase family protein — translated: MKRLITATAALTFLLAPAAHATGKGGEPALEARAILPADASFPAPFAGVVNTDPAPAPGATQPVGGFSALLDAGNGELWAMPDNGFGSKANSRSFILRLYRVKPNWSRGTVAVREAISLSDPDGKVPFPIVNENTEDRILTGGDFDVESVRRAPDGTFWFGEEFGPFLLHVDARGRVLDAPVPLPRVFSPDNPFLLGRTPNLAGSNGFEAMALSADGRTLYPILEGPVVGDDPLNRRVYEFDVRERRYTGRSWTYRLTQPGLFVSDAVAFGRDQLIVTERDNGQGAAAAWKKAFIVDVPDRRPVLAKREVVDLLDVEDRSGLSLRGARPGDFGLGNPFRFPYQTVEAVLPLSGNELAFVNDTNFGSTGRNANLPDYSDFIVLKVPGLR
- a CDS encoding ThuA domain-containing protein, giving the protein MHRARQLVCLAPLGLALLVPTVADAAPARLKVQSVASPPAAAAPGQSFAIKTSVTNRSKRAAKVRVKVTLRSSKHSKKIALTVKGKAKTVKAHKTSRSSLTVKLPASLKAGTYYVRACADSSGTSSTCRFTTRRLAVKKAAATVRPAPAPAPVAQAAPAPAAQTPLPQPAPGDVDYSVLAFTKGAAGSTASAVAALKALGEANGFGVTVSEDAGSFTAANLGNYKVVVFVNNKGDILSNAQQGEFETYYKGGGGFVAIGSAIEAEPDWAFYGDLIGTRAATANPIAANAQATIKVADRVHDASKSLPEYWKHTDTYYNFSGNVRGLSHVLATVDETTYTGGTMKTLADHPISWCKDYEGGRSFYTGTGANGDFSDANLGKHLSGAIQWAAGLSDPTYSDCGATVVKNFKQVKISAPPNLNEPIGFDQLPDGRIIQTARNGEIRLHDGKGTTLLLGKLPVYTNSEDGLYGPAIDNHFAENKWVYLYYAPPKVTIRKCDGTTAEVETPTGSAPTLGIDPCVWQDTWQGYFQLSRFKFVDAKGDKQPYIDFDSEQKIMQVTNNRGACCHVAGDIDFDSKNNLWFVTGDDTPAGSGNSGGFSPHNDQKTDEYQAIRTTNATGGSFKLTYNDGSGRAPQTTGDIPWNATAAQIEEALLDLVNVAPGDLTVTGSGTVATASQVVAFTGPNAGKDVPTLGITPNLTGTGPTATVTVTQEAGQFNAPFVDARRTALNTNDLRGKLLRIKVKDGDITPAEANKRGATGAYTAVPGNLFAEGDALARPEIYAMGFRNPYRVQVDSNDVAYITDYSPDSNVPENFRGPAGTGRVEVVRKPSNYGWPLCVSPKLPYYQWNFNSSRPLDAANPKTYECDNPNRGPANTSRWNTGRINTPPVTQPDIWYSYRDNSGPLGTPCLAYYDGSGGKCPQLFPELFQGGVAPHGAAPYEYDPGSTSDTKFPPYYNGSFFMGEFGQDQLREVRIDSEKKIFKINNTLPCGQALVSTGLPFECDNPEDMQYGADGNLYLLTYGDGFFAANADAGMYKWQYTKGSTAPTAVVSATPTSGKAPLTVQFSSAGSKDDDEGDSIRYAWDFDGDGTVDSVDANPSFIYTTNGVYNAKLTVTDSTGKTNTQSTTITVGNTAPEIKLTVPTAGDFFEFGQKVPYTVTVTDPEDGTVDCSQVKVSFVLVHDTHGHGEQEKLGCTGVLETDAQDRFHGGYLAGGIVATYTDKGGLTGRAESLVQRPRHELEYSLDTKGVTAVAATAEDGGAGVTTSSIDPGDYVSINNTINLQNMDKKITFRYAGGSGTNAAGRPRMNVEIHDGSPTGTVIKTVTLNSTGANNNTYTDQTFDLDFTGSKRLYLVFKAVDGETGAPTSGMGLINWVQFSGKGIGQ